Proteins encoded together in one Spodoptera frugiperda isolate SF20-4 chromosome 15, AGI-APGP_CSIRO_Sfru_2.0, whole genome shotgun sequence window:
- the LOC118273598 gene encoding atlastin, translating into MERGEGIQVVKLGEREGAARYELDEGALRRVLLREDVRGLPVVVVSVAGAYRGGKSFILNFFLRYLNASRKSQLDGTWLGEEDEPLKGFHWRGGCERETTGIHLWSEPIITTTENGKKVAVLLMDTQGTFDSETTIGQNSTIFAFSTLISSVQIYNLYGNIKEDDLQHLQLFAEYGSLASETQGKTFQTLLFLIRDWTYPFEHPYGFTGGSALLCKKLQLNRNVNPELRHVREHLTSCFEDIKCFLMPHPGLTVEHPNFDGRISGLTENFRSALLNLVPSLFDPKHLTPKKINGVLVSTQDLFEYFQKYVNIFNSDEVPQVTSICQATADACLLAATREARELYSQHMEAHVRDNFSVSNATLTAWHEEARDQALRCFTKKKNLIPFGNKTQDATPRFFQEELDALLSLYLWNNDKKVRDTMSLAAQAYEAAVSRVSAEHARLCLHPRDLDELHADALRQALEVFSASRDVPPGQEDDKKFELTRKLQQRYKHLCVINEQNNKSSVMEVREVYVRRMKLEMDQSGVSSERLSTLHRDAVDFATTSFYARRNLPTRRDDDPHLQRLLQEMEDCFAEFKQGIVKSNRMMRQMAEYAYNNYIMSAWGPQTCCFHPRALEDLHNEAVTEVNKQLHGDGNEDENKAAIMEVLARRFSELKMTNEYNNERAVEQAFNAYIMKMDKLTRPSGVSALVFAFFTILQFSLAFHHEETKRAAVQEFNHRRRGTPYDQDPYYDRLVQNIDAAYGNYSSPVMTFLRELGFCRDQAALPANNTHNG; encoded by the exons ATGGAGCGCGGCGAGGGCATACAGGTGGTGAAGCTGGGCGAGCGCGAGGGCGCGGCGCGGTACGAGCTGGACGAGGGGGCGCTGCGCCGCGTGCTGCTGCGCGAGGACGTGCGCGGCCTGCCCGTGGTGGTGGTCAGCGTCGCCGGCGCCTACCGCGGCGGCAAGTCCTTCATTCTCAATTTCTTCCTCAGATACCTCAACGCATCT CGCAAGAGTCAGCTGGATGGTACGTGGCTGGGGGAGGAAGACGAGCCTCTGAAAGGATTTCACTGGCGAGGTGGATGTGAACGAGAGACCACGGGCATCCATCTGTGGTCGGAGCCCATCATTACAACCACAGAAAACGGCAAAAAG GTAGCTGTGTTGCTGATGGACACACAGGGCACCTTCGACTCGGAGACCACGATCGGTCAGAACTCGACAATCTTCGCGTTTTCAACCCTCATCTCGTCCGTGCAGATCTACAACCTGTACGGTAACATCAAGGAGGATGATCTACAACACTTACAG CTGTTTGCGGAGTACGGCAGTTTGGCGAGCGAGACCCAGGGCAAGACATTCCAGACGCTTTTGTTCCTCATCAGGGACTGGACGTATCCGTTCGAACACCCTTATGGTTTCACAGGCGGCTCAGCACTACTGTGTAAAAAACTTCAG TTGAACCGAAACGTGAATCCAGAATTGCGACACGTCCGTGAACACCTAACTTCGTGTTTCGAAGATATCAAGTGTTTCCTCATGCCACATCCAGGTCTCACTGTTGAACATCCAAATTTTGATGGCCGTATATCTG GCTTGACTGAAAACTTCAGATCGGCGCTTTTAAATTTGGTGCCTTCTCTGTTCGACCCAAAACACCTCACTCCAAAGAAAATCAACGGCGTATTAGTCTCGACACAAGACTTGTTCGAGTACTTTCAGAAATATGTCAATATCTTCAACAGTGATGAAGTGCCCCAAGTGACAAGCATCTGTCAG GCGACGGCAGACGCGTGTCTGCTGGCGGCGACGCGCGAGGCGCGCGAGCTGTACTCGCAGCACATGGAAGCGCACGTGCGCGACAACTTCAGTGTCAGCAACGCCACGCTCACTGCCTGGCACGAGGAAGCGCGGGACCAAGCCCTGCGATGCTTCACAAAGAAGAAGAACCTTATTCCCTTCGGCAATAAGACGCAAGACGCAACCCCTCGCTTCTTCCAAGAG GAACTGGATGCACTCCTTTCACTTTACTTGTGGAATAACGACAAAAAAGTTCGCGACACTATGTCCCTTGCTGCACAAGCCTACGAGGCGGCGGTGAGCCGCGTGTCCGCGGAGCACGCGCGGCTGTGCCTGCACCCGCGGGACCTGGACGAGCTGCACGCAGATGCACTGCGACAGGCACTAGAAGTCTTCAGTGCCTCCAGAGACGTACCCCCAGGCCAAGAAGACGATAAAAAATTTGAATTAACACgt AAGTTGCAGCAACGCTACAAGCACTTGTGCGTCATCAACGAGCAGAACAACAAGAGTAGCGTGATGGAGGTACGAGAGGTATACGTGAGGCGAATGAAGCTGGAGATGGACCAGTCGGGCGTCAGCTCCGAGCGACTCTCCACACTGCACCGGGACGCAGTCGACTTCGCTACAACTTCCTTCTACGCGAGGAGGAACCTTCCCACGCGGCGAGACGACGATCCTCACCTTCAGCGACTTTTGCAG GAAATGGAAGACTGTTTTGCTGAATTTAAGCAGGGCATTGTTAAGAGTAACAGGATGATGAGGCAGATGGCTGAATATGCGTACAACAACTACATAATGTCGGCGTGGGGCCCGCAGACGTGCTGCTTCCACCCGCGCGCGTTGGAGGACTTGCACAACGAGGCTGTCACTGAAGTCAACAAACAGTTACATGGAGACGGAAATGAAGATGAAAACAAAGCAGCCATTATGGAA GTCCTGGCAAGACGTTTCTCTGAACTGAAGATGACTAACGAGTACAATAACGAGCGAGCGGTAGAGCAAGCGTTCAATGCGTATATCATGAAGATGGACAAGCTCACGCGGCCTTCCGGGGTTTCCGCGTTGGTGTTCGCATTCTTCACTATACTCCAGTTTTCTTTGGCTTTCCACCACGAAGAAACCAAGCGAGCTGCAGTGCAAGAGTTTAATCACAGGCGTCGTGGCACACCGTACGATCAGGATCCATATTACGACCGCTTGGTGCAG AACATCGACGCGGCCTATGGAAACTACAGTAGTCCAGTGATGACCTTCTTGAGGGAGCTAGGATTCTGTAGAGACCAAGCTGCATTACCGGCTAACAATACTCACAATGGATAA